The Desulfatiglans sp. sequence AGCCAAATATCCTGTTTATTCTGGCAGATGACCTGGGCTTCAGTGATCTGAGTGCGCTTGGAGGTGAAATCCCTACCCCGAATCTGGATACCCTTGCAAAAGGCGGTATGCTGCTGACAAATTTCTACTCAGGCCAGA is a genomic window containing:
- a CDS encoding sulfatase-like hydrolase/transferase → MLLALLSLLFSCNPNNKPDNSSKDQSETTATDSAPEKSQPNILFILADDLGFSDLSALGGEIPTPNLDTLAKGGMLLTNFYSGQ